TTCCTACGTAATGTGTGAATGGAACCTGGTACTACTCATTTCCAGGAATCTCATGAAATGCAGTagagtttctctctctcccgttATGTTGGCAGTTGAGCTTAAATTATGAGGATTGCAGtaaagaagaaggaagaaaaagaaccAGGTGGCTAGTTGGTTCATACTAAAGGAGGAACCACATTgagtaacgtaaaagcctttCTTCGTGTGCTTCAACACCAACTCACGCTGGCTAACGGACGactagaaagaaagaaagaaagattaATTCATGGAAGTGTTTCGTGGGCTTTGTACACAGTGCCGGAAATCCTCCCGTGATTTGTTCCATTGAGAGATCTTCGGCGCGAGTCCCCCTGTTCATCACAGAAAGGCCATCAATATGAGCTGAACACGAAAAATTCCTACACGATATTTTAGGAGGAGTTTATGATATCTATTCCTGCTGCAAGTCTGTATAtggtcacagttgcttcgtgacgTTAACACGTGACAATCAGGACCGTAATGTACTTGAGCTGCATAACGACGATGATACAAACATCCCTACCCGCAGTCTTGAACGCCTTCCCTTGACAAGAAAGTCAGCAGTTGTTGTATGTATAGGAAATTTGCAACTGTTCTTTCGTCCGCAGTTTCTAAAACATCTATCGAAACTTTTCTCTTTGACCTGACACTTGAGCAGAAACGAGCGACTCTCTTTTCAACTCTCGCCATTTCATCCGTTCCTTTTTCTCTTTCGACGATATTCTTTGACCCGCGTCCTCCTGCACCTCGCTAAGCTGAGCCAAGCCAAGCCTAGCCAAGCGCTCATTTCGGGCATAAAGCTTGAAATTTATAGCCGCTCTTACGCGTCACCACCTTCTCCCCCTCAATCCTTTCTGAACACAAAAGGATCCTCACttttggctttttttcaactaaaagaagaagaaaaaaaaaacaagttatGCGTCTGCTACGTGTGTGACGTTCTGTCGTTTGCTACTTTTTTCTGTCTTCATGCGTATCCGTGCACTTTTTAAACTGGAGGGACACTTTGACTTTCTAGCTGCGCGATTGatgagtaaataaataaaaacgtaGAGTGTAAAATGGAAGAAAAGCGTCTCCGGAGGATTGGTGTCCACTGATGCGCGTACTCCGAACGGGATAagtaaataagaaaaaaaaaagaagaaggaacgCTGCGCAGTGCATCTAACGATGTCAAGATGGATGGTCAGGGAGGTTTCAAAGTGAACGGGTTTTCCGGAGAATAATTTACTGTTCTTCTTGTCTTTTTGATGAGAACCGTTGACTTTGGTTGTTCGGAAGAAGATACCGTTATTGGTGAAGGAAACATTTTAAAAACCCCATATCTAGTGATATCCCTGTCGACCTCCATACTTGGAAGACAGCTTTACGTTAATTATTTTGCCTTTATAAAGCTTCGAATAACGCCGTGACTCAAAGCGACGTTTTCTTATCAAAGTCACAGACCAAAAGAAATTTTTCCCAGACAATTATTTATAAATGAAACTTGTTCTGCCATGTATTCTCTCAAGGCCTACCCCGCTCCCAGTCAACGCTGTAATGAGGAGAGGAACAATGTTGTCACTTGGCAAAAGTGATACTTCTGCTTCACATACGAAACGAATATTTTGAGCGAGTGATTTCTCAAGACACGCCATTTATCCTGAAAGAGAGAAATTCCGAGACCTTTCCCTCCTTATATTTTAGAGTAGTTTCTTAATTAAATAGTATGCCAAGACAGACATAGGTATAAAGTTTCTTCAAGATGCGGTAGTATTTCGATAATCGCCGCTTGggattaaaaataaactgcgGAAATCTTTGTAAGTAAGCTTTTCTTGTCATCATTTTTCGTGATCGCTAACTggaacccttttttttttctcgtaatTTTATAGCTATTTTTTGACAGCTAGACACCCAACCGTGGACTGGAAGACGTTCAGAGACTCAAACTGAAAGACAGCATGCGCTCTAGACGAAGCCTGCACCGTGAAGAAGTTGTGAGCGAGCAGGAATTGTTCTTCTTAGCATCTTCAACTATGTAAAATtttccaccagcttgcctgcactgTGCTGTAATAACCACTTCCAAAGCGCCCAGTGAATAATGTATAACACGGCCTCGGACTCATTGCCATCATTGGTTAAACGAGAATGACTTGGACTATCATATCGCTGCTACGAAATCTTGAAGTTTACTCTTCCGAGAGTGTCACACAGTCGTAACGGTTGGGATTTCTGCATCGTAAATCAACGACTCATCCTGCAGAATATTTCTCTCCAAAGAACTTCGATCCCTGCATGGACGGAGGCGCTGCGATCGCTCTCCATCCTCTTCCCAGACTCACTCGTTCGCTCCGGTTCAACATCGGTTCAACATCGGTTCACTGTGAATGCACATATCACCACCAtcgtaacctaacctaattcCAAGTCCATATCGGCTCCATTCTTGAGCGTTCCGGATGGCGCTGTCAGAAGAACATCTTCCGCGCAGGCGCAGGGAGGAGCTCTGGCTTCTCGTGCTGTCGTTGTGCACGGCGACGGCATCTCGGGATGCCAAGAGGCTCCACGATGATCTCTTGAGTGACTACAACCGACTCATTCGCCCTGTGGGCAATCACTCCCATAAGGTCACTATCGTAGTTGGTCTCAAGCTGTCCCAGCTCATCGACATCGTAAGTCCCATGCATGCAAATGCTCTTTCCAAATACACCGTATCGAGAGTGACGAGATTTGTTTTATAGGTCGCATATATCAACCTCCAAAATATAGATACTTATTGCTGTGCCTACAGAGTTGAACGAGATATTTATGTCCACGTCCTGTCGTACATTATATAGGCATTCAGGGGAGTCATGCCGTATTCAGAACCCCTGTGACACTGAGCACTTTTTGATTTAGAAATTTTAATGGACCAACGAGAAAAATACATAATTTCACGTGAGGAGAGTAGCGTATGTTTCAAAGGGCAATTATTATATCTGTGAGTTTTCTTTACTAGGATATAACAACTATGATGAGGGCCGTTTCTTGAATGCGTCTAAGTGAAAAGTTTTCTCTGTTGCTCGAAGGCCTCTTGACGGACTTAAAATGGCGCCCAAAAGGGACAGCAGACACGTTGTTCTTGAATAGTTTTGTAGAATTCCGTTCATTCCAAGACGAGTTTCGTTCTTTCAGAACCTCAAGCATCAGGTGATGACTACAAACATCTGGCTCGAGCAAGTGAGTTTTCTGATACAGTAATTAGGAGTAAAATTTTGAAACATTTCCCGCCGCAATATTTTCCTCGAAGCTTCGAGGCTTCGAGGAAAATATTGCCCGTAAAATGTTAACCTTCGGTGCAATTCACAGAAGAGAACTTTGCCGTCGGTTGTTTTTGGGCATTTTTTTTCTCGTGGATGGAACAAAACTCCAATTATGTAACGTTTTCCACTAAATCTTGAAACATAAGCGAGGAATCTGAACGACATATCATTTCGTGCTTATGGAGGAAGCGATTCTAAGCGCCCGTTTTAATTGCTGTTGATAGGAATGGGAAGATTACAAGCTCAAGTGGAACCCCGAAGAGTATGGCGGTGTGGACATGATTCATGTACCCGCAGAGAGTCTCTGGTTGCCAGACATCGTCCTCTTCAATAAGTAAGCGTGAAACAAGTTGAAAAATGCTAGCTAGCCAGTGAATATTTTCTATGCAGCGCCGACGGCAATTACGAAGTGATCCTGATGAACAAAGCGACCGTGTATTCGACTGGCAAAGTGATCTGGAAACCGCCCGCGCTTTACAAGAGCACCTGCGAGATAGACGTGGAATACTTTCCTTTTGATGAACAAAACTGTCTCATGAAATTTGGCTCGTGGACTTACGACGGGATGGAAGTGGACCTGGTCCACGTGAAACAACATCCGGGTTCTACTGTTGTTGAAACGGGCATCGACATGAGCGAATTCTACAAGAGCGTCGAGTGGGACATTCTTTTGGTACCCGCAAAGTACAACAATGAATTCTACGATTGCTGCGAAGAACCCTTTCCGGACATCACTTTCAACATCACCATGCGCCGAAAGACTCTTTTCTACACTGTGAATCTTATCATCCCTTGTGTGGGTATCTCCTTCCTGACTGTCCTAGTCTTCTACTTACCCTCCGACTCTGGAGAGAAAATCACCTTATGCATCTCCATCCTAGTGTCCCTGACCGtgttctttctcctcctcgccGAGATTATCCCACCTACGTCCTTGGCAGTTCCCTTACTGGGAAAGTATCTCCTCTTTACGATGATCCTAGTCACCTTGTCCATATCTGTGACCGTTGGTGTTTTGAATGTTCACTTCCGGTCGCCATCCACTCACAAGATGGCACCCTGGGTGAGACGAGTGTTCATACATGTGATGCCAAGACTTCTGCTTATGCGGAGACCTGCCTACAAGACGACAGAGGACGAAGACCAAGTACCAAAGTTGGATCCACTTCAATTGGGGAGGATGCGTCCTGAAGTGTCCACGGGGGATCTGCTGGGATCCGGCGCTCCTCGTCAATATGCGCCGGAGATGCAGAAGGCGATTGAGAGTATTCTCTTCATTGCTGAACATATTCGGAAAGAAGACGAAGATGAAAGCGTGAGTTCATTTTCTCTTTGTCTATATCGCCTTGGAAGAAAAGATAAGTCGCTCGGAGTTGAGACGAAAAATGCCCGCTCAACTCCGTAATGTAAACTTCCCATATGCCTCATTCTCTCTCGCCTCAGacgaaggaagaagaagaatagcTAGCGGTGCATATTTCCACGCCCAGAGGGCTGCACTAGAAACAGTAAACACGCAAACAGTTAAACCTATTATTAATAGTGCTACAATGAAGATTATTGGACGATGAGACTAACAAACCACGGAAAGTAAGCGAGTGAAAGAATGATAATCGCAAAAAATATCTACTTCTCTACACTTGAAATCATTATAAAGGCACCGCATGCGGACTATGGGTGAGAGACGTACAGATATGCCTATAGAAGGTGGGAAATCTAGAACGAGTAGATGGAACATGAAAACTAATAGTAAGGTGCATCAAGAATGCATTATTATGAAAGAAGTATAGATACCGGCGCTTGCTTAGGGATAGCGTACCAAGTTTTCACAGAAGATGGTAATATTCATAGTACCACAACCTACGCGAAAACCTATCATAAATAATTTTAACGAGTTTCCTTCGTACATTTTCGAGATAATCAGACTGAGTACTAGAAATAGAGTTACACACAGCGGAGGCAAACTCCCGACCGAGGCTATAATACACCGTGAGAGAAGTTTCGATTAGGAAAAGAATGACGTGCCGGCAAAAGCATTTGCGATGAGAAAGTTTTGTGTAAAGTATCTCGGCAGCAAAGATGAGGTCGATGATCAGTCAACTGAATCCTGCAGAGCGCTATGACGCCTTCATGTAAACCGTCGCCAGTCGATATATCTGTCCATGTACGGTGAACCCTCGTTactatgaccatggtcgttcccgaaaattttggtcataatgcggaattgtcatattaacggggggatttgcagaggtttcacagcattgttccccaagagtatgatcgtaaagcgcgtatgtcagattatcgggggtcatattaacgagggttcactgcatATGTTACGGAATTCTGTCTCCCAATTTAAAGAGCGGAATCCTCCTTAGTCTTACGGTACATGGGACACTTTGGTATGTTACGTGATGGACAGCGAATAAAAATGTTTTGGCCGTTCCTAAAACACGCGCCCAGCTATAAGAATTGAATCCTTTCTGTGTAGGATTGTGAGGACTGGAAGTACGTGTCCATGGTCCTCGATCGCCTCTTCCTCTGGATCTTCACCCTGGCCTGCCTTGTGGGAACCTGCGGAATCATCCTTCAGGCCCCGTCCCTCTACGATGACCGGGTTCCCATCGATGTCCAAATGTCGCAGATCGGTCGCGAATCCTTCGTTCATTCGCCCTAAATGGTATACCGTACGCGACCGTTTCTCAGGGCAACTTCTCCCGTCACATCGGCTGCACTTTCAAAGAGTGTTTttgacttcttcttcttctgctgcaGAAATCCCCGACTACGAGACACTAGCTTCCAGAGTACTTCCAGACGGTTCTCAGTCGCCGACCgtcgttaaaaaaaaagtgcgcttACTATACATAATTCAGGGGAATATTGTTTGCTGCACAGCTTGCATTCTTAAAGCACAGGTGGGTGAAACAGCTTGCATAGAGGTGGGCTCGCTCTTAGCCagtcaccatcccgaatgacatccatccttgattggttaaaaacgggaggagtGGTCATTCACCGTGGGTAATAGCCGAAAGTTGGATTGATCCCTGACCTGGCGTGCTTTCTTTCATTTCAAATTCACCGACTTGAACTATGACAGAAAGACGATACGCATGGAAAGACAATAAGTGTTCCTGTATGATAAAGGAAGATTATCAAAGGTGACGCACTTTGAAATTTATCCCATCGAACGTAGCATGGTTGATATAAGGTTTCAACTCCGCAGAATATAATGTCCTTTATTTTGCAGCTGGGGACAGCCCTTCAAAGGCAGCTACACTTTCTATCCATTGAATCGAGTGTAACATTTAATACATGTATAGTCTCTTACAGTCATACTTGCTTCTTTTACACGGTTAAATCTACGTCGAGGACGATAAAAGAAATGCGCAGTGTATAATGCGCTACCTGTTCCAAAAAAGAAATTCGGTGTTTGTGGtgctcttttgtttttctcgttAAATGCATTTTACGAGCCGTAAACTGTGCTCGTCAGAGGGAACTAAATCCCCCTCTGACTCGTAATTAAAATTGCAATTACTCCTCTGTGCAGACGTCCTATAGTACATGTATTAACAGCTTGCGAATACGGATAAGCCAAATTCTTGCGCTTCCTTTCTTCACCAACACTCTCCGAAAGTACAGTTCTAAACGATAAATtgaaacagaacaaaaaaacCTAACCCGTAGTACTGGGACGATCAAAGACATGAAAGACCGAATGGCATCATCGCGACAGGCGATATATAGTTGGATTCCGCCGACGAACGCAAATGCAGAGCGAAAATATACTTGAAATTCCGGGCCGTATATGAATGTTATTTATTCACTCGGCTCACATTTCATCCTCTATCGCGTTGAGTTAACATTACATACGGCCGGCTCTTCTGCGAACTTGTCGTCCTACCTGTATGAATGGCCTTCAGTGATGATTGCCACTCACAAGAATGAAGGTGGTCATTCCTTCCGATTTTGCCTTCACTCCATCTACATTGAACcctcgataatctgacataGACGCTTTACGACCCTGGGAAACAATGCAGTAAAACCTccgcaaatccccccgttaatatgacaattccgcgttatggccaaaatggtcataataacgagggttcactgtatgtatTTCCAGACGTGAGTCTTTCATTTCCAACAAACAGATCCCTCTGATCTTGGCTCGGATTGGTGAAAACATCCGTCGCATTGCAACTGATTTGTTCGATCAGTGATCGTATCTACGTGTTTACCCGAATTTTGCAATGTTTTTCACGTAGAACGCGCCACAAGTACAAACTCCATTCAAAAACCCCCGTCATCTATACGACCGAGcatttctctctcttttacGTCAAAATTGGTTTCTTCTTTCGTGCATGTTGCGTCACATTTTGAAATATCAGTAAGGTGTTGTCCGCTCATTTGGCTCTCAAGCTAAGCATGCTAGCGGCGTACACACTCACAAAAGGGGATTCCTACAGATCCTGTCATCCGAAAATTAGGAATGTTTTTGGAAGGAAAGGGGATCCCTCTGTTACAACACaactcttagccaaccaccataccgtCATGTTTTCTTCAAAATAGGGGGAGGAGTccatctgggacaagcataactcctcccattttcagcaaataagggtAGTTGCTGTCTCTCTTCTCCGCTTAATTTAATGATGGCTGCGTCGGGACCTTTCTCGAAAAATTACGGGTACGTTCTCTcctttttcgccaacatcaacatcaacaactcGTCCTGCTCGAGCTAACGTCGTAGTTTTCCTCTTTCACCTTGAGCGCTGGTTATTTGTAATAACGTCGCCACACTATATTCAGCACGCAAACTGTATTGTAGGAGAGACATCCCGCTCGTTGggggtagccaaggtcgtgctgaaggtgCTTGGTTCgagtcctctctccatctgtacagtCACAGTTGCGCTAACCTCAAGCGGCGGCCTACTATCGCCACGACGGCCGACTTGACTGTGCCGACAGCCGGCGTGGAATGCCCCTTATCTAAGACGAATTTTGACACGCATCGTGGGTACCTCTTATTAGTACGACATTTGATGGGGAAAATTAAATTTGGATGTTGTTTTTTCTCCTTCCTTAATGTTTTCTGGATGAGTTGCTTTAAAACGGATTTCCGACCTGTGTATTGCCCGCCTCACAATGATCCGCGAAGAGGACAAGTCCTTTGGAGCTAGGCTTTATATCTATCTATCGCAAATAATTTCGGCAGTTTTTTTAGGCCGTCTCTCGTACCATGAGGCGAAATAGATGAATAAAAAGTGTCTTTTCTCGCACAATTGATTCCATTTCACCAATTACTTTGTCGCACGCAACAGAAACTATATTTATTAAACGGCCTTTAAGTGAGGCGCAGTCGAAGAAGGCGATAATTACACTTATGACGCGTCTGCCTTATTATTGAGTGTTCTGAAATGATTCATTCAAAGTGCGCTCACCAAGATTTCATCTACGAACACGAGAAACGAAAAAtgacttttcttgaatcaagtcGCCCTTAAAGTGCAAGTGATGACAAAGTGAACAAGGACGCCGTTTCGGTGAGTTCTGATATTGGAGTAACAAGGCGGTCTCTCTATGTCCCAGTTGAGCACAGAGGGGAACGAATTCCATTTGCTGAGGAAATCACGAGGATGTTTACGTGACCCCGTTTTATGGCATTTTAGTTGAAACGGATTTCACTTGGGCGTCCTAACCTGCTATACATTGTCATATGTGAGTCCATGTTGGTACACTTTGGTCAAACTAGGGAGAAAGAAAGTTATCACATAAACGATGCGTCCTTGACAAACGTCTCCCAGCGGTGGCCGATGAAGAATATcaccactttttctttttttctgcatcaTAGTGGATGCATTAAAAGTTTTGACTATACCATGTATGCAGTGTGACTAAAAACGAATGGACGCTTTGAAAAGAAGCAGGATCAGAGGCACTGTGAGGGTTTCGTTCACAGCAGCCCATCTGTGCCCGGTTCTCCTCCCACAGTGACGTTCCCAGAAGCGAAGAGACTTGAGCAGAAGGAACAACCCCAGCGACCACCTACAGATTGCCCTTCGGGTGCTCAATAAACCGAAGGACAGAAGCAGATACCCCGAAAGATGCGTTATGCCGGAAGCATCAAAGGCTGAACGACCTCGCAAGACCAGGGCTCCAGCAAAAGcacccacactctaagaaaaaaaggagtaaaacggggagtcttctactcccctagactgcaattactgccCATTTattttagtcccgacatttagtcccgacatttactccccaggactgcaattGTCACTCAACtttgcgaatggtctcctgaatgcaacagtctacgtaaatatgtgccctaggtcaatttgatggcataatgCTGTATAACTCAGCAAACGTAGAAATTTTCCAGCCACAACGAGTAAGAAATAGTTAGCgctcctttcttcgcaaattgttcGCAAATCGACGGTTCTCCAACATACCTTCGCGGCCCAACGTACAGCAGCTGCATGGATGTTAGTTACCCATGGAATATCAAATCAGCTACAGTGGACACAAAGGGCAGTGACAGATGAACGAGCTTCTCAACCAACTCCAAGAGGACAGTTCAACTGGAAAGTCTTGAGACACCTTAACACCAAGTCTCTGGAAAACAGCGGATTCCTGACGGATTTCGACGAAAAATTTAAACCAATCCAGTAAGCCTGTAAATATTCCTGCTAGATATTCCAGGGTCGATACAGAATTCGAGCATCTTCGTGCTCAACGTAGAAGAGTCGCTATAGGAGAACGGGCGATGTCCTGAAAGACAAGACACCTCAAGGCATTAGCAGTAAAAAATTGGACTGACACATGCAGTGCTCTGAACCCCGCTGTACATCACTCTAGGTTATTCAGTGGAAAAGAAACCTCAGACTGTCTGACTCCACATCGATCCAGAACTAAATGGTACCATCCCTAGAAATCAACGTAGGTCAATCCAAACAACCGTCCACAGAATTCGCCTGGGACAACTCATGCGACTCTTTACCAAATGAGGAGATCAGCATCGCCAACATGTAAGACGCGGGAAGGTACACTTCACGTAATCATCCGATGCAACACCGAGTGACTGGAAGCTGCCCTAAGCAAGCTCGACTCGCGCCCCCTCAAAATTGagaaagaaagcggagaaagcCCTGTTCGTTTTTCTTAAAGAAAGTGGCATCGCTCCTAAACCTGGACTCAAAAACATGAGACCCAAAGCAAAAGTGTCACGTGTCGTTCACTCAAGAGTGACACATGCTAAAGACATTTCTGTGGATATCATCACCTACGAGAAATGGAGCTGGAGGCGACATatgagagatacatgatgatgatgatatggggatgacttccgctcattgagcagaatgctaccccattgctattgggcaaaaatgagaggatggcgATGCTGACGGAGTCGATGAGGACGATCGACAGGCGACATATGAAgtcaccacatagctccagcaaACGCCCAGttagagaagaagaagagagcgaTCCCCTTTCTGTTATTCCCTGGTCGGAGTCTCAATAATGCTCTCTTTCGGGTTTCTCTCAGAAAGTTGAttgagttaattaattaataactGAGGTGATTGATGTTCTGTCCGGCCGGAGTAACGTATCTATTCACCCTACATGTGagtagaaaaaagagaaagaaggacAACTACTTTGAGTACACCTTGTTGTGACGCGGGAAATATTCCCAGATACTCTTTCCGTTTATCTTAATTACGTTTTCCCTCAAGAGCCTAATGAACACCAATGAATCTTATGGCCAAACAATTGTCATTGATGGAAAGCTAATAAAAAGAGGACAATTTTTCAAGTTGTTTTCTCTCGAAGCACGAGCAGCACAGGtgcatttcttctgtttcaAATTTGAATGGAAATCTCGCATCGCTCAACTTGATTGAAAACATAAGGCTAGCATCGGAGTATCAAAATATCTACAAGAAAGGAATATCTTTCAAACGTTCAGCAGCAACAGAATGACAACAGTGTGACATGATAAGCTCCAAGTGAAGCATTGAGTAGAAAGGACAAACGACACAGCTGAATGACACCCCCACTCTTGTTCTACTATGTCTAGAGGGCAATCCCAATAGCAGGACACGTGACGGGGGTAATTTTGTCGATTAATTGAATCGGTAAATGTGGTTCTCTACAAGGCGCGCAGAATGTTGAGATTGGAAGAAGAAAGCTCTTTCCTAGCAGAGAATGCCTTTCCTTTTCCGGTTGGGGTCGTGTTTTCCAACAAGTTAAAGGTCTTCTCTCATGGCtgcagttgcttcgcagtgctAGCACGGAATCTTTATGCTTTTTTCGAATAGAGACTATGGAGCGATCATTTTGGCAAATATCGTGTCCGCGCATGTAAGGTGCACGCTGGTTGAAATCCACGTCCGACTATAGCGTTCATCTTGATCTTGATGACGAAAATGTTGTTGGAAACTTTTTCAGGCAATGGATGGATTCACTCTCAGTTATGGCGAGAGATACTGGAAGCATTTTTACAGATAACTGCTTTCCTTTGAAAACAGACATCATTCAGAAGGTCTCTATTCAAAGAACGCATAAGATTCACTGGGCTTGCGAGTGCTGCTTCGATGATGGGCTAATCTCCTTCCTTTCTGCGTCTTGAACGACTTTGATGTCTATTTGACGGAAGCTACACCCACAATTgggtggggatatgtttattgaaaaaggaaagggaggaaaggttggTTAGGCGTAGGCCGATTTGCTATATTCTTTaaacaagagaaagaaaacaaatacACACAACCTCAGGGCTCACTTAAGTCGATGGATTGGCTTTCATTAAAATCAATATTCACTTTAAAAACTCGATGTTTCTGGAGGAGGGGGGAAGCGGTCACTACCATGTGTTCAACTCCAAGGTGTATGGACTCGTTTGGGGGGTCTGCCCACTTGCCTAGGTTGCCTATAGACGCAGGTTATCCCCATTTGTTAAATGAGTGAAATTCCCATTTGGTTTAgaataacaactttattgtgagatgatgaatggggagttctctaccccattgctggtggtgatgtgaggaatgaaataatgagtcccttcACGATAAGGTTCCAAGTCCTATGGTGCCCAAAAGTGTCAAAAGAGCTAccgcgttggtgggctggattcggccagggatGAAGCAATTTTgattggagaaccagcctgtgccctgcttcgtagacaaggttccataaccaacggtgcaCCTCGGATGGCAGGATTTtgaattgcttgcagcgcagatcttgagcccattgcggtgtcgaagggaacgaacaggccgacagcgccgcagaagcagcacctCGGCGACGGGCGCTGCTGAGAGGAAATCGTCGGTCCGTACTtggacgcctcgtgactcctcggGCTGtggacattctccccccagccatgctgagcagagttgatccagcgctcgcatttcgcgacatacctctcgtcaagatggcGCATTAGTTGATCGaattga
This sequence is a window from Ornithodoros turicata isolate Travis chromosome 10, ASM3712646v1, whole genome shotgun sequence. Protein-coding genes within it:
- the LOC135370045 gene encoding acetylcholine receptor subunit alpha-like 1, which produces MALSEEHLPRRRREELWLLVLSLCTATASRDAKRLHDDLLSDYNRLIRPVGNHSHKVTIVVGLKLSQLIDINLKHQVMTTNIWLEQEWEDYKLKWNPEEYGGVDMIHVPAESLWLPDIVLFNNADGNYEVILMNKATVYSTGKVIWKPPALYKSTCEIDVEYFPFDEQNCLMKFGSWTYDGMEVDLVHVKQHPGSTVVETGIDMSEFYKSVEWDILLVPAKYNNEFYDCCEEPFPDITFNITMRRKTLFYTVNLIIPCVGISFLTVLVFYLPSDSGEKITLCISILVSLTVFFLLLAEIIPPTSLAVPLLGKYLLFTMILVTLSISVTVGVLNVHFRSPSTHKMAPWVRRVFIHVMPRLLLMRRPAYKTTEDEDQVPKLDPLQLGRMRPEVSTGDLLGSGAPRQYAPEMQKAIESILFIAEHIRKEDEDESDCEDWKYVSMVLDRLFLWIFTLACLVGTCGIILQAPSLYDDRVPIDVQMSQIGRESFVHSP